The genomic segment CGGGTAGCCCTGGCTTTCGCGAAAGAGCATATGCTCCAGCAGGTGCGCAAGCCCCGGCCAGGCGTCTGGCTCATGCAGGCTGCCGGCGTTCACGCGCCACAGCGCCGCCGCCTGGGTGGCCTGCGGCTGGTGGATAAGCGTGAGCGTGACGCCGCTGGCGTGCCGGAGAGTGCGCATCATTGCGGCGTTTTAAAGATGAGTTGCGAGTTGGCGCGGTTGCGAAAACGCAGATCGCTAATACCCATCTGCGTGCGGTTGGCCGCCTCGCGCGCGGCGAGGATGGTGCCGTGGTGCGGCGATTTGCTGCACACCGGGTCGGCGTTGGCCGCATCGCCGGTCAGCATAAACGCCTGGCAGCGGCAGCCGCCGAAATCCTGCTCTTTCTCCGGGCAGGAGCGGCACGGCTCCGGCATCCAGTCGTTGCCGCGATAGCAGTTAAAGCCGAAGGATTCATACCAGATATGCGACAGGCTGTGCTCCAGCACCGAGGGAAACTTCACCGGCAGCTGGCGCGCGCTGTGGCATGGCAACGCGGTGCCTTCCGGCGTGACGGAGAGGAAAATCGCGCCCCAGCCGCCCATGCAGCCTTTCGGGCGCTCTTCGTAATAATCCGGCGTCACAAACAGCAGGTTCGCGAGATTGCCGGTGTCGGCCATCTTCTCGCGATAGCGCTTCACTACCGCCTCGGCGCGAGCAATCTGTTCACGCGTTGGCAGCAGCCCTTCGCGGTTCAGGTGCGCCCAGCCGTAGAACTGGCAGGTAGCAAGCTCGACATCGTCCGCCTCAAGCTGAATAGACAGCGCAATAATTCGGTCGATCTGGTCGATGTTATGGCGGTGCAGCACGAAGTTAAGCACCATCGGGTAGCCGAGCGCTTTCACCGCTTTTGCCATCGCGAGCTTCTGGTGAAACGCTTTCTCATTGCCCGCGAGCGCCGCGTTCAGCGTCTCGTCGCTTGCCTGGAAGCTTATCTGGATGTGATCGAGCCCGGCGTCGGCGAAGGTCTGGAGCTTTTTCTCGGTAAGTCCAATGCCGGAGGTGATGAGATTGGTATAAAACCCCATCCCGCGTGCCGCGGCGATAAGCTCCGGCAGATCCTTACGCACCAGCGGCTCGCCGCCGGAGAATCCAAGCTGCACCGCGCCCATGGCGCGCGCCTGGCGAAACACCTCTATCCACTGCGCCGTGGTGAGTTCATTCTCCTGGGCGGCGAAGTCGAGCGGGTTCGAGCAATACGGGCATTGCAGCGGGCAGCGGTAGGTCAGTT from the Cronobacter condimenti 1330 genome contains:
- the pqqE gene encoding pyrroloquinoline quinone biosynthesis protein PqqE, translated to MSDAKPVNPPLWLLAELTYRCPLQCPYCSNPLDFAAQENELTTAQWIEVFRQARAMGAVQLGFSGGEPLVRKDLPELIAAARGMGFYTNLITSGIGLTEKKLQTFADAGLDHIQISFQASDETLNAALAGNEKAFHQKLAMAKAVKALGYPMVLNFVLHRHNIDQIDRIIALSIQLEADDVELATCQFYGWAHLNREGLLPTREQIARAEAVVKRYREKMADTGNLANLLFVTPDYYEERPKGCMGGWGAIFLSVTPEGTALPCHSARQLPVKFPSVLEHSLSHIWYESFGFNCYRGNDWMPEPCRSCPEKEQDFGGCRCQAFMLTGDAANADPVCSKSPHHGTILAAREAANRTQMGISDLRFRNRANSQLIFKTPQ